A window of the Candidatus Nitrosotalea okcheonensis genome harbors these coding sequences:
- the cas1 gene encoding CRISPR-associated endonuclease Cas1 encodes MNPLLISGFGTSINVEKRKLVIQNKLKNEKLEFYPHQIDHDSIVVDGHSGSITFESMRWLLKHDVNLTMLNWNGNLLGVTLPQEPKIGKVRIKQYQKYLDNEFRFKIAIEIVNSKITSSLNLIKELSRFYNVLNFNKFNKQFNNEFNNLNFKDQTGTISDKLKKLMNFEGRIAQIYLDQFKKLVTELAPDFKFVGRMNKSNSWNANASDEINALLNYGYAILESEVKKSLNSIGLDPTIGLLHELAYAKTPLVYDFQELFRWIVDYSVIQLLDSKPKLKKSDFIVTENYNIRLKESTAKALILKIKNNFNLKAPFKGKNYTYENVLFYKIQDYANLIADKSDKIDFKIPEFKIKNEDTLDFKGKILKMTPDERKRLGINKSTLWYMKKNIQDGKKVKFYDKSLLKFNKD; translated from the coding sequence ATGAATCCATTATTAATTTCAGGCTTTGGTACATCAATCAATGTAGAAAAACGAAAACTAGTCATTCAAAACAAGTTAAAAAATGAGAAACTAGAGTTTTATCCACATCAAATTGATCATGATAGCATAGTAGTAGATGGACATTCTGGTAGCATAACATTCGAGTCCATGAGGTGGCTTTTAAAACACGATGTCAATCTCACGATGTTAAATTGGAATGGGAATCTGCTAGGAGTAACCCTCCCACAAGAGCCAAAAATAGGTAAAGTAAGAATAAAACAGTACCAAAAGTATCTTGACAACGAGTTCAGGTTTAAAATTGCCATTGAAATTGTTAATAGCAAAATAACAAGTTCATTGAATTTAATTAAAGAATTATCAAGATTTTATAATGTTTTAAATTTTAATAAATTTAATAAACAATTTAACAATGAATTTAATAATTTAAATTTTAAAGATCAAACAGGCACAATTTCAGATAAATTGAAAAAATTAATGAATTTTGAAGGTCGGATTGCCCAAATTTATCTTGATCAATTTAAAAAATTAGTTACAGAATTGGCGCCTGATTTTAAATTCGTGGGAAGAATGAACAAGTCTAACTCGTGGAATGCCAATGCATCCGATGAAATTAATGCCTTGTTAAATTACGGATATGCCATTTTAGAGTCAGAAGTTAAAAAGTCATTAAACTCTATTGGTTTAGACCCAACTATTGGCTTGTTGCACGAGTTAGCATATGCTAAAACTCCGTTAGTCTATGACTTTCAGGAGTTATTTCGATGGATTGTAGATTATTCAGTTATCCAATTACTTGACAGCAAGCCCAAGTTGAAGAAATCAGATTTTATTGTGACAGAGAATTATAATATAAGATTAAAAGAGTCAACTGCCAAGGCATTAATTTTAAAAATTAAAAATAATTTTAATTTAAAAGCCCCGTTTAAAGGCAAGAATTACACCTATGAAAATGTTTTATTTTATAAAATTCAAGACTATGCAAATTTAATAGCTGATAAAAGTGATAAAATTGATTTTAAAATTCCAGAATTTAAAATTAAAAACGAGGATACTTTGGATTTTAAAGGGAAAATACTGAAAATGACGCCTGATGAGAGGAAAAGACTTGGAATCAACAAATCTACGCTTTGGTACATGAAAAAGAACATACAAGATGGTAAAAAAGTTAAATTTTACGATAAAAGTTTGTTAAAATTTAATAAAGATTAA